In the Wyeomyia smithii strain HCP4-BCI-WySm-NY-G18 chromosome 2, ASM2978416v1, whole genome shotgun sequence genome, one interval contains:
- the LOC129721610 gene encoding peroxiredoxin 1 — protein sequence MPVPELQKPAPKFAGTAVVNGAFKEIKLEDFAGKYLVIFFYPLDFTFVCPTEIIAFSDRVAEFRKLNCEVIGVSTDSHFTHLAWINTPRKQGGLGELQIPLLADKSMKISRDYGVLQEESGIPFRGLFIIDGKQNLRQVTVNDLPVGRSVDETIRLVQAFQYTDEHGEVCPANWKPGSKTMIADPNKSKEYFNAAN from the coding sequence ATGCCAGTACCAGAGCTACAGAAGCCAGCGCCAAAGTTCGCAGGCACGGCCGTCGTTAACGGTGCCTTCAAGGAGATCAAACTGGAGGACTTCGCCGGCAAGTATCTGGTGATTTTCTTCTACCCGCTGGACTTCACCTTCGTCTGCCCGACCGAAATCATCGCCTTCTCGGACCGTGTGGCCGAGTTCCGCAAACTGAACTGCGAGGTGATCGGTGTGTCCACTGATAGCCACTTCACCCATTTGGCCTGGATCAACACACCACGCAAGCAGGGCGGTCTGGGTGAGCTGCAAATTCCGCTGCTGGCGGACAAGTCAATGAAAATCTCGCGCGATTACGGCGTACTGCAGGAGGAGAGCGGCATTCCATTCCGTGGTCTGTTCATCATCGACGGCAAACAGAATCTCCGCCAGGTGACGGTCAACGATCTGCCGGTAGGTCGCAGCGTCGACGAAACGATTCGCCTGGTGCAGGCCTTCCAGTATACCGATGAACATGGCGAGGTCTGCCCGGCAAACTGGAAGCCCGGTTCCAAAACCATGATCGCCGATCCGAACAAATCCAAGGAGTACTTCAACGCAGCGAACTAA
- the LOC129721609 gene encoding 1,5-anhydro-D-fructose reductase-like translates to MSPKAPTVKLNNGTEIPVLGLGTWLSKEGEGVEAIKTAIDAGYRHIDTAYFYQNEKEVGEAIRAKIEEGVIKREDIFVTSKLWSTYHHPDHVEQAFQKSLENLNIEYIDLYLMHLPIGYKFIDWDVKNLMPYDADGKLQFSDVDYIDTWKAMEKLLKTGKVKSIGVSNFNSEQITRLLAECEIKPVTNQVECNPSLNQRKLTQFCKDLDITLTAYSPLGRPNYYEKDPDSMPKPALDDPKVIEIGKKYNKTSGQVILRYLVDIGTIPIPKSSNPERIQQNIDIFDFKLTEEEIKVMDEFHTGQRTVPFNLCTEHKYFPFKIEF, encoded by the exons ATGTCACCGAAGGCACCAACCGTGAAGCTTAACAACGGTACCGAAATTCCTGTCCTAGGACTGGGAACCTGGCTG TCCAAAGAAGGCGAAGGAGTTGAAGCTATCAAAACGGCTATCGATGCCGGTTACCGCCACATTGATACCGCCTATTTTTATCAGAATGAGAAGGAAGTCGGTGAAGCGATACGCGCTAAAATTGAGGAAGGTGTTATCAAACGGGAGGACATCTTCGTCACGTCCAAG CTCTGGAGTACCTATCACCACCCGGATCATGTAGAGCAAGCTTTTCAAAAGTCgttggaaaatttaaacattGAGTACATTGACctttatttgatgcacttgcCAATCGGTTACAAGTTTATCGATTGGGACGTGAAAAATCTGATGCCCTACGATGCTGATGGCAAGTTGCAGTTCTCTGATGTCGATTACATCGACACCTGGAAGGCCATGGAAAAACTGCTTAAGACGGGTAAAGTTAAGAGTATTGGGGTGTCCAACTTCAATAGTGAGCAAATCACGCGTCTGCTGGCGGAGTGCGAGATCAAGCCTGTAACGAACCAAGTTGAGTGCAATCCAAGCCTAAATCAGCGCAAGCTGACGCAATTCTGTAAGGATTTGGACATTACGCTAACCGCGTACAGCCCGCTAGGCCGTCCCAACTATTACGAGAAGGACCCGGACAGTATGCCAAAACCAGCGTTGGACGACCCGAAGGTCATCGAGATAGGCAAAAAGTACAACAAAACATCCGGACAGGTTATTTTGCGCTACCTGGTCGACATCGGCACGATTCCGATCCCGAAATCCTCTAATCCGGAACGCATACAGCAGAATATCGACATTTTCGATTTCAAGCTAACCGAGGAGGAAATCAAGGTGATGGATGAATTCCACACCGGACAACGTACGGTGCCGTTCAACCTGTGCACTGAGCACAAGTATTTTCCCTTCAAGATTGAATTTTAA
- the LOC129723898 gene encoding 1,5-anhydro-D-fructose reductase-like — protein MSPVAPTVTLNNGHQMPVLGLGTWLSREGEAVVAVKAAIDAGYRHIDTAYLYRNEKEVGQAIREKIAEGVIKREDIFVTTKLWNGFHDPDKVEEAFNRSLANLDIGYIDLYLMHSPMGHKFVAWEPENPDNPSVPEFSDVDYVETWRAMEKLLKGGKVRSIGVSNFNSQQLARVVKECKVKPVTNQVECNPGLNQRKLIEFCQKLGVTLTAYSPLGRPNYYEKDPVNTPKPALDDPRVAEIAKKYGKTPGQVILRYLVDLGTIPVPKSANPVRLRQNIEIFDFKLTKSEIETMDGFTTGKRTVPFAASASHKYYPFNIDF, from the exons ATGTCCCCAGTTGCTCCAACCGTAACGTTGAACAATGGCCACCAAATGCCGGTTCTAGGATTAGGGACCTGGCTG TCCCGCGAAGGTGAAGCCGTCGTTGCGGTCAAAGCAGCCATCGATGCTGGCTATCGTCACATTGACACCGCCTACTTGTATCGCAACGAGAAGGAAGTGGGTCAAGCGATTCGGGAGAAAATCGCTGAAGGTGTAATCAAGCGGGAGGACATTTTCGTAACCACAAAG tTGTGGAATGGTTTTCACGATCCGGACAAGGTTGAAGAGGCATTCAATCGGTCGCTCGCCAACCTGGACATCGGTTACATCGACCTGTACTTGATGCACAGTCCGATGGGCCATAAATTTGTCGCTTGGGAGCCGGAAAACCCTGACAACCCCTCAGTTCCGGAGTTTTCCGATGTGGACTACGTTGAAACCTGGCGTGCGATGGAAAAACTGTTGAAAGGTGGCAAAGTGCGAAGCATCGGTGTCTCCAACTTCAACAGCCAACAATTGGCTCGTGTTGTGAAGGAGTGCAAGGTAAAACCCGTGACCAATCAGGTGGAGTGCAACCCCGGTTTGAACCAGCGAAAATTGATTGAGTTTTGTCAAAAATTGGGGGTTACACTAACCGCGTACAGCCCGCTGGGACGTCCGAACTATTACGAAAAAGATCCCGTGAATACGCCCAAGCCTGCTCTGGACGATCCGCGGGTCGCGGAGATCGCCAAAAAGTACGGTAAAACACCCGGACAGGTAATTCTACGATACCTGGTTGATTTGGGGACGATCCCGGTGCCGAAATCGGCGAATCCAGTCCGCCTTCGGCAGAACATCGAAATTTTCGATTTCAAACTAACGAAGTCCGAAATCGAAACAATGGACGGTTTTACCACGGGGAAAAGAACCGTTCCGTTCGCGGCCTCCGCCAGCCATAAGTACTATCCATTCAACATTGACTTCTAA